One stretch of Clupea harengus chromosome 2, Ch_v2.0.2, whole genome shotgun sequence DNA includes these proteins:
- the LOC116223601 gene encoding E3 ubiquitin-protein ligase TRIM35-like has protein sequence MASKLEEDLSCPVCTDIFKDPVVLSCSHSFCKVCLQQYWGTKGSRECPVCRRSSKDEPPTNRALKNLCETFLQERGQRGALCSLHGDELKLFCHDDQQLLCYSCRDSKLHRNHQFSPIAKAAVDHEEELKVIVGPLKEKLMAFEQVKLTYDETAKHIKTQAQHTQKQIMEEFDKLHLFLRDEEAARIAALREEEEQKSQMMKKKIEKMSREISSLSDTTRAIEEKMRADNITFLQNYKSTVERAQCTLQDPERVSGALIHVAKHLGNLKFRVWEKMQEIVQYTPVTLDPNTANPILILSEDLTSVRWGDERKQLPDNPERFDEYASVLGSEGFNSGTHCWDVDVGENTLWSVGVMTESLQRKGDYASMSGWWYVSYEYGEYIAGSLPQPSTLLTVKQKLQRVRVQLDWDRGELSFSDPDNNTHLHTVTHTFTEKVFPFFNFSAHISPLRMLPVRASVKVEQHIMLGPTSIGPNSISPGYESVASGGQSTVLGLMSKLNDLFQPGGQSTVPGRMNRSYDPFLG, from the exons ATGGCTTCGAAGTTAGAGGAGGATttatcctgtcctgtgtgcactGACATCTTCAAGGACCCAGTTGTTCTCTCATGTAGTCACAGCTTCTGTAAAGTCTGTCTGCAGCAGTACTGGGGAACCAAAGGATCCAGagaatgtccagtctgcaggaggtCATCAAAGGACGAGCCACCAACCAACCGTGCATTAAAAAACCTGTGTGAGACATTTTTACaggagagaggtcagagaggagcaCTCTGTAGTCTCCATGGCGACGAACTCAAGCTGTTTTGTCACGATGATCAGCAGCTTTTGTGTTACTCGTGTCGGGACTCAAAACTCCACAGGAATCACCAGTTCAGTCCCATTGCTAAAGCAGCAGTTGACCATGAG gagGAGCTCAAGGTCATAGTAGGTCCCTTAAAGGAAAAGCTAATGGCTTTTGAACAAGTAAAACTCACCTATGAtgaaacagcaaaacacattaAG ACTCAGGCCCAGCATACACAGAAGCAGATCATGGAGGAGTTTGATAAGCTTCACCTgtttctacgagatgaagaggcagccaggatagctgcactgagggaggaagaggaacagaagagtcagatgatgaagaaaaagattgagaagatgagcagagagatctcatctctttcagacaccaccagagccatagaagagaagatgagagctGATAACATCACATTTCTACAA aactacaagagcacagtggaaag agcccagtgcacactgcaggatccagagagggtttcaggagctctgatccatgttgcaaaacacctgggcaacctgaagttcagagtctgggagaagatgcaggagattgttcaataca ctcctgtgactctggatcctaACACTGCAAACCCAatcctcatcctgtctgaggatctgaccagtgtgagatgGGGTGATGAGAGaaagcagcttcctgataacccagagagatttgatgagtatgccagtgtcctgggctctgagggctttaactcagggactcactgctgggatgtggacgttggagagaacacattgtggagtgtgggtgtgatgacagagtctctccagaggaagggagactaTGCCTCCATGAGTGGATGGTGGTATGTGTCTTATGAATATGGTGAATATATAGCCGGTTCCCTACCACagccctccactctcctcacagtgaagcaaAAACTCCAGAGggtcagagtgcagctggactgggacagaggagagctgtcattctctgaccctgataataacacacacctacacactgtcacacacactttcactgagaagGTGTTTCCATTCTTTAACTTTAGTGCACACATCTCTCCTCTGAGGATGTTACCAGTGAGAGCTTCAGTGAAAGTAGAGCAGCACATAATGCTTGGACCTACCTCCATTGGACCTAACTCCATATCTCCAGGTTATGAGAGTGTTGCATCTGGTGGTCAGTCGACAGTGCTTGGACTAATGAGCAAACTTAATGATCTTTTTCAGCCTGGTGGTCAGTCGACAGTGCCTGGACGTATGAACAGAAGTTATGATCCTTTTTTAGGCTAG